CTCTGGTGACTTATCCTGTCGATAAGCACCGTCTGGACATCATGTCGCGTCTTTTTATTCCTGCCAATATTTTACCCAAGCAGATCCGTACCACGGATTTGACCCAAATGCTTATTCAGCTGGTGGCCAGCGGCCGGGGTATTGCAGCGTTGCCAGATTGGGTGGTCAATGAATACGAGCAGAAGGGCTGGGTAACTTCACGTCGTTTGGATTGTGTAGCACCTGCAGGTTTGCGTCGTACTTTATATGCGGGTTATCGCAGCGAGGAAAAAGAAAAAGATTATTTTGAAGGCTTCTTAAAGCAGCTCGAACGCTTTTCGAAAAAGAGAGTAACCTACTACTAAGTATTCTATGATCATCAGCATGGTATTGTTCAATGCTGATGAGCATATTATAAATATTTGGATATAAATAAATCTTCCATTTATGAAGCAGAAAAGACCAAACATATAAAATCAGAAACATACACAATTGCGTCCCTCATTTTTAGCTTTATATAAATTGTTATCAGCTATTTTAAAAACTTCCTGAATATTATTAGAACTAAGTGGCCAGGACGCAATCCCTATAGAAATCGTTATATTGCCGATATTGTCAATTTTATGCGCTTCGACTTCTTTACGGAAGCGCTCGGCACTTTCATAAACCTGTTGCGGATTACTGTTTGGTATAATAATGATAAACTCTTCACCGCCATATCGACAGCACAGATCATCTTTCCGAAATTTTTGTTGCATCAGACTGGCAACCTGCTTTAAAACAATATCTCCCTGATCATGACCATAGGTATCATTCACTTTTTTAAAATGATCGACATCAATCAGAAGTATCGAGAAAGTGGTAGCGGTATTTATTTTTTGGGTAATGAAGTCATTCATTCCACGGCGATTCATCAGCCCGGTTAAAGGATCGGTATTAATATGATTATCCATCTGGGTAATTTGCTGGGAAAATTTTCGCATACTGGACAAGAGAGAAAATTTAAATTTGGTGACCTCATAATACCAAGGCTTGATCTCTTTAATTTTGGAGCTTATTTCAGGCTGATTTAATAAACCTGCCATATTGGCCAGTTGATTTAAAGGTGAGGCAATATAATTCGATAATTTCCAGACGATATAAAATATGAGCACATAGAAGAAAAAGAAGGCCGCTGCCAGTTTATAAAGTATCGAATTTGCCTGTTTGAGCAATTCATGAGTAGGCTGTTGCGATACCACAATCCAGTCTGTAACCGGAATATGGGAAAAGCCAGCCAGATTATCTATGCCTTGACTATTGATTAAACGGATCTGACCATTTTTATGGGTATGCATATAGTCTATGCCGGTATTACCTGTTGCCGTCTGCCCGATTCTATTCGCATCAGGATGGAAAATAATTTCATTTTTATGGTTAATCACATAAATATAGCTATTTTTATAATTATGATTCGTTGTTAAAACTTTATTAATAATATTCTTCTCTCTGAGATAAATAGCTGAACCAATAAAACCCTTATAAGCATTTGAGCTATCAAAAATCGGCTGAGAAATGAATACAATCATATTATTTTTAACAGAATAATAAGGTGAGGAAATATAGGCTGATTTTTTATTTAGGGAATTTAACACCCCAGG
The nucleotide sequence above comes from Acinetobacter sp. 10FS3-1. Encoded proteins:
- a CDS encoding sensor domain-containing diguanylate cyclase, translated to MLIYKFRKRLDLNLRKLILLLAIFSVSTLFIISLIISYQIVTNQLISNSLALNSNYANKVSLNTNNYFKNMLLELEYSSKVLSKNFDSHELRESETNRLKYQSDHYNSVVISDPQGRLINYSPNVLNIDKNQIQNTPGVLNSLNKKSAYISSPYYSVKNNMIVFISQPIFDSSNAYKGFIGSAIYLREKNIINKVLTTNHNYKNSYIYVINHKNEIIFHPDANRIGQTATGNTGIDYMHTHKNGQIRLINSQGIDNLAGFSHIPVTDWIVVSQQPTHELLKQANSILYKLAAAFFFFYVLIFYIVWKLSNYIASPLNQLANMAGLLNQPEISSKIKEIKPWYYEVTKFKFSLLSSMRKFSQQITQMDNHINTDPLTGLMNRRGMNDFITQKINTATTFSILLIDVDHFKKVNDTYGHDQGDIVLKQVASLMQQKFRKDDLCCRYGGEEFIIIIPNSNPQQVYESAERFRKEVEAHKIDNIGNITISIGIASWPLSSNNIQEVFKIADNNLYKAKNEGRNCVCF